A region of Streptomyces sp. NBC_01264 DNA encodes the following proteins:
- a CDS encoding agmatine deiminase family protein: protein MTTFRMPAEWTDHEGCLMAWPTRQELWGEVFDEVKVEYAHVANAIAAFEPVTMVALPGSGDEARALCGEGVEVIELPIDDSWFRDSGPIFVLGEDGRRAGVDFRFNAWGGKHFPYDTDDKIAAALLAHLEVDRVDSRMILEGGAITVDGEGTLITTEQCLLHPNRNPDMTKAEIEAELIARLGVTKVIWLPYGGLLDTETDGHVDGVCAFVAPATVVVQLPSDPAHPDFERMRVNRAVLEGSTDAAGRPFTIIDLPQSNLVEVDGKETEVGYLNFYIANGGVVVPVAGTSEDEGALAVIASALPGRKVVGVRSRVIAYGGGGVHCITQQIPAAGRTV from the coding sequence ATGACGACTTTCCGTATGCCGGCCGAGTGGACGGACCACGAGGGTTGCCTGATGGCGTGGCCGACCCGGCAGGAGCTGTGGGGCGAGGTCTTCGACGAGGTGAAGGTCGAGTACGCCCACGTGGCCAACGCGATCGCCGCCTTCGAACCGGTCACCATGGTCGCCCTGCCCGGCAGCGGTGACGAGGCCCGCGCGCTGTGCGGCGAGGGCGTCGAGGTGATCGAGCTCCCGATCGACGACTCCTGGTTCCGGGATTCCGGGCCGATCTTCGTGCTCGGAGAGGACGGCCGGCGGGCGGGCGTGGACTTCCGCTTCAACGCCTGGGGCGGCAAGCACTTCCCCTACGACACCGACGACAAGATCGCCGCGGCCCTGCTGGCGCATCTGGAGGTGGACCGCGTCGACTCCCGGATGATCCTCGAAGGCGGCGCGATCACGGTCGACGGCGAGGGCACGCTGATCACCACCGAGCAGTGCCTGCTGCACCCGAACCGCAACCCGGACATGACCAAGGCGGAGATCGAGGCCGAGCTGATCGCCCGCCTCGGTGTCACCAAGGTGATCTGGCTGCCGTACGGCGGTCTGCTGGACACCGAGACCGACGGGCACGTCGACGGCGTCTGCGCCTTCGTCGCCCCCGCCACCGTCGTCGTCCAGCTCCCGAGCGACCCCGCGCACCCCGACTTCGAGCGCATGCGCGTCAACCGCGCCGTCCTGGAGGGGTCCACCGACGCCGCGGGCCGCCCCTTCACGATCATCGACCTGCCGCAGAGCAACCTCGTCGAGGTCGACGGCAAGGAGACCGAGGTCGGTTACCTGAACTTCTACATCGCCAACGGCGGGGTCGTCGTCCCGGTCGCCGGCACCAGCGAGGACGAGGGCGCGCTCGCCGTCATCGCGTCCGCGCTGCCCGGCCGCAAGGTCGTCGGAGTCCGCTCGCGCGTGATCGCGTACGGCGGTGGCGGCGTGCACTGCATCACCCAGCAGATCCCCGCGGCCGGCCGCACCGTCTGA
- a CDS encoding ABC transporter substrate-binding protein, with protein sequence MSRSLPWSRAARSGGHTAADEAATVPAATGPVSAGRPSALRRYAPPVAALAALGLVAACSGPPKGGGSGKETAFKLSAGTPAAAGGIDSFTWAVYAEPPTLDYISAFDYPANTILSNVCESLMRWTPQLTMAPGLAEKATQPNDLTWVYDLRAGVRFHDGGTMTADDVVFSLGRQLDPENGAAWNSNFSNVETVTKTGPLQVTVKLKQPDSQFPQYMATAAGVVASKAGVEKAGEDYGTSGSLDCTGPFKLGTWNKGQSIELQRFDGYWGTKAKSAKAVFTFLTDPNARTNALLSGEADGGYLIPTESYDRLRASGAGTLYFGEGLSTVNVNVTSMKGALGDVRVRRALSLALDRRGFVKAGLGGAGTVTSALTTKAIWAGAPAAVRASAFDTLPSPDQNIEAAKRMIEEAGATGKTLTVATSSIGQDVSVLATAIQDAGTRIGLKIQLKTIAPNAFTSLFTDPAAREGIDMFPETYYDSITDPMDMLSNFQTGAYQNYAGYSDESYDALADKARAEYDPAKRFSAAAELQKKASDQVLWIPVAEWPTAVFLNKRITGAPTTISYLYYPWAADVGAAAR encoded by the coding sequence ATGTCCAGATCCCTTCCCTGGTCCAGAGCCGCCAGGTCCGGCGGCCACACCGCCGCCGACGAAGCGGCCACCGTTCCCGCCGCCACCGGTCCCGTCTCCGCCGGCCGCCCGTCCGCCCTCCGCCGGTACGCGCCGCCCGTCGCCGCACTGGCCGCCCTCGGTCTGGTCGCCGCCTGTTCCGGCCCGCCCAAGGGCGGCGGGAGCGGGAAGGAAACGGCCTTCAAGCTGTCCGCCGGCACCCCCGCCGCCGCGGGCGGGATCGACTCGTTCACCTGGGCCGTGTACGCGGAACCGCCGACGCTGGACTACATCTCGGCCTTCGACTACCCGGCCAACACGATCCTGTCGAACGTCTGCGAAAGCCTGATGCGGTGGACCCCGCAGCTCACCATGGCTCCGGGGCTCGCCGAGAAGGCCACCCAGCCCAATGACCTGACCTGGGTCTACGACCTGCGCGCGGGCGTGCGCTTCCACGACGGCGGCACGATGACCGCCGACGACGTGGTCTTCAGCCTGGGCCGGCAGCTGGACCCGGAGAACGGGGCCGCCTGGAACAGCAACTTCTCCAACGTCGAGACCGTCACCAAGACCGGCCCGCTCCAGGTGACCGTCAAGCTGAAGCAGCCCGACTCGCAGTTCCCCCAGTACATGGCGACCGCCGCCGGCGTCGTGGCCTCCAAGGCCGGGGTCGAGAAGGCGGGCGAGGACTACGGCACCTCCGGCAGCCTGGACTGCACCGGCCCCTTCAAGCTGGGCACCTGGAACAAGGGCCAGTCGATCGAGCTCCAGCGCTTCGACGGCTACTGGGGCACCAAGGCCAAGTCCGCGAAGGCGGTCTTCACCTTCCTCACCGACCCCAACGCCCGTACGAACGCCCTGCTGAGCGGCGAGGCCGACGGCGGCTACCTGATCCCCACCGAGAGCTACGACCGGCTGCGCGCGAGCGGCGCCGGCACGCTCTACTTCGGCGAGGGCCTCAGCACCGTCAACGTCAACGTGACGAGCATGAAGGGCGCGCTCGGTGACGTCCGCGTCCGCCGGGCCCTGTCCCTGGCCCTGGACCGCCGCGGCTTCGTCAAGGCGGGCCTGGGCGGCGCGGGCACCGTCACCAGCGCGCTGACCACCAAGGCGATCTGGGCCGGCGCGCCCGCCGCCGTCCGCGCGTCCGCCTTCGACACCCTGCCCTCCCCCGATCAGAACATCGAGGCGGCCAAGCGGATGATCGAGGAGGCCGGCGCCACCGGCAAGACCCTGACCGTGGCCACCAGTTCCATCGGCCAGGACGTCTCGGTGCTGGCCACCGCGATCCAGGACGCCGGCACCAGGATCGGCCTGAAGATCCAGCTGAAGACCATCGCCCCCAACGCCTTCACCTCGCTGTTCACCGATCCCGCCGCGCGCGAGGGCATCGACATGTTCCCGGAGACGTACTACGACTCCATCACCGACCCGATGGACATGCTGAGCAACTTCCAGACCGGGGCCTACCAGAACTACGCCGGCTACAGCGACGAGTCCTACGACGCCCTGGCCGACAAGGCCCGCGCCGAGTACGACCCGGCCAAGCGCTTCTCGGCGGCCGCCGAACTCCAGAAGAAGGCCTCCGACCAGGTCCTGTGGATCCCGGTCGCCGAATGGCCGACCGCGGTCTTCCTGAACAAGCGGATCACCGGCGCCCCGACCACCATCTCCTACCTCTACTACCCGTGGGCCGCAGACGTCGGGGCGGCCGCGCGATGA
- a CDS encoding ABC transporter permease, with translation MSFLRFAVRRLAEMAATLLGASFVIFGALYLAPGNPASFLLGGRSASQEALQAINEHYHLDDPFAVRYLNWLGQVVQGDFGRSITYRTDVSRLLADRLPNTLMLISMALALVLVFGLLLGWVGAVRGGKADSTILVTTTVAIGTPSFVAAVLLQGLFAVRLGWFPTGGAGEGFASMLWHLTLPAIALALYLIGMLARVTRASMLEVLGQEHVTVARSRGVSARQVIRRHVFRNSLGTVLTTGGLIVSTLLVCTILVESAFSVGGIGQLLELSTTTKDFPTVQAISLIMVALFMTVNLVVDLLHPLVDPRVTLGPAKKAS, from the coding sequence ATGAGTTTCCTGCGCTTCGCCGTACGGCGGCTGGCCGAAATGGCCGCCACCCTGCTCGGCGCCTCCTTCGTGATCTTCGGCGCTCTGTACCTGGCTCCGGGCAATCCGGCGAGCTTCCTCCTGGGCGGCCGCTCGGCCTCCCAGGAGGCACTGCAGGCGATCAACGAGCACTACCACCTGGACGACCCCTTCGCGGTGCGGTACCTGAACTGGCTCGGCCAGGTGGTGCAGGGCGACTTCGGCCGCTCGATCACCTACCGCACCGACGTGTCGCGGCTGCTCGCGGACCGGCTGCCCAACACCCTGATGCTGATCTCGATGGCGCTCGCCCTGGTCCTCGTGTTCGGGCTGCTCCTGGGCTGGGTCGGCGCCGTCCGCGGCGGGAAGGCCGACTCCACGATCCTGGTGACGACCACCGTCGCCATCGGCACCCCGTCGTTCGTCGCGGCGGTCCTGCTGCAGGGCCTGTTCGCGGTACGGCTGGGCTGGTTCCCCACCGGCGGGGCCGGCGAAGGGTTCGCCTCGATGCTGTGGCACCTGACGCTGCCCGCCATCGCGCTGGCCCTCTACCTGATCGGCATGCTCGCCCGCGTCACCCGGGCCTCGATGCTGGAGGTCCTCGGCCAGGAGCACGTCACGGTCGCCCGCAGCCGCGGCGTGTCCGCGCGCCAGGTCATCCGGCGCCACGTCTTCCGCAACTCGCTGGGCACCGTGCTCACCACCGGCGGCCTCATCGTCTCCACCCTGCTGGTCTGCACCATCCTGGTGGAGTCCGCGTTCAGCGTGGGCGGCATCGGGCAGCTCCTCGAACTCTCCACCACCACCAAGGACTTCCCCACCGTGCAGGCCATCTCCCTCATCATGGTCGCGCTGTTCATGACGGTGAACCTCGTCGTCGACCTGCTCCATCCACTGGTCGACCCCCGGGTCACCCTCGGCCCCGCGAAGAAGGCCTCGTGA
- a CDS encoding ABC transporter permease, whose amino-acid sequence MSSVLVRRPGLARLRTPRAPLSLFCTGFVAFVVLVAVLAPWIAPYDPNSVDLANALAGPSADHLLGVDASGRDTFSRLVLGAHTSLLGPLGVVTFSTVAGVAIGTAAAWRGGWLDSVLSRSTELVFAFPGMLLAILIVSVYGEGLLAPVIALAIAYLPYVSRLTRSLVLAERARAYVEAYQVQGHSGAQICLRHVVPAVMPVVLAQSAINFGYALIDLAGLAFLGLGVPALTPDWGRMVFDGNAAIQAGYPLSAIVPCVAIMLTVVAFNVVGEAWADKVARRAR is encoded by the coding sequence GTGAGCTCCGTCCTGGTGCGCCGGCCGGGCCTCGCCCGGCTCCGGACTCCCCGCGCCCCCCTCTCCCTGTTCTGTACGGGCTTCGTCGCCTTCGTCGTGCTCGTCGCGGTGCTCGCCCCCTGGATCGCGCCCTACGATCCCAACTCCGTCGACCTGGCCAACGCCCTCGCGGGCCCTTCGGCCGATCACCTCCTGGGCGTCGACGCCTCCGGGCGCGACACCTTCTCCCGGCTGGTCCTGGGCGCCCACACCTCGCTCCTCGGCCCGCTCGGCGTGGTCACCTTCTCCACCGTGGCCGGCGTGGCGATCGGCACCGCCGCCGCCTGGCGGGGCGGCTGGCTGGACTCGGTGCTCTCCCGCAGCACCGAGCTGGTCTTCGCCTTCCCCGGCATGCTGCTGGCCATCCTGATCGTCTCGGTCTACGGCGAGGGCCTGCTGGCCCCCGTCATTGCCCTGGCCATCGCCTACCTGCCCTACGTCAGCCGGCTGACCCGCTCCCTCGTGCTGGCCGAGCGCGCCCGCGCGTACGTGGAGGCGTACCAGGTGCAAGGACACTCCGGGGCGCAGATCTGCCTGCGCCACGTGGTCCCCGCCGTCATGCCCGTCGTCCTCGCGCAGTCCGCGATCAACTTCGGCTACGCCCTGATCGACCTGGCCGGCCTCGCCTTCCTCGGGCTGGGCGTACCGGCCCTGACCCCCGACTGGGGCCGCATGGTCTTCGACGGCAACGCAGCCATCCAGGCCGGCTATCCGCTCTCCGCGATCGTGCCGTGCGTGGCCATCATGCTGACCGTGGTCGCCTTCAACGTCGTCGGCGAGGCCTGGGCCGACAAGGTAGCCAGGAGGGCGCGATGA
- a CDS encoding ABC transporter ATP-binding protein: MSQINTLEIEGLRLHLPGAVRPVLDGVGLAVGPRETVALVGESGSGKSLTSRSVLGLLPEGARTEGEVRVAGDDVLTMSPGQLRVLRTSTAAMIFQDPRAAVNPMRRVGDFLTESLRLNAKASKAAAEDRAVAMLEAVGLTAGALRKYPGQLSGGMLQRVVIAAALMGDPALILADEPTTALDVSTQAEVIGLLGELRERFGTGLLFVTHDLGLAAAISDRVYVMYAGRIVESGPAAELFARPRHPYTAALLNSTPRLDAPRGRLAAIEGRPPSLREELSGCPFAARCALATDICTREAPALLPVAGEEHRLASCHHGELIAEQERGREPERTGTQRKELHP; the protein is encoded by the coding sequence ATGAGCCAGATCAACACCCTTGAGATCGAGGGCCTGCGGCTGCACCTGCCGGGGGCCGTCCGGCCCGTCCTCGACGGCGTCGGGCTCGCCGTCGGCCCACGGGAGACCGTGGCCCTGGTCGGCGAGTCAGGTTCGGGCAAGAGCCTGACCTCGCGCAGCGTGCTGGGACTGCTCCCCGAAGGGGCCCGTACCGAAGGCGAGGTGCGGGTGGCCGGGGACGACGTGCTCACCATGTCGCCGGGCCAGTTGCGGGTGCTGCGCACCAGCACGGCGGCCATGATCTTCCAGGACCCCCGGGCGGCGGTCAATCCGATGCGCCGGGTCGGCGACTTCCTCACCGAGAGCCTGCGGCTGAACGCCAAGGCGTCCAAGGCGGCCGCCGAGGACCGGGCGGTGGCCATGCTGGAGGCCGTCGGCCTCACGGCGGGGGCGCTGCGCAAGTACCCCGGACAGCTGTCCGGCGGCATGCTGCAGCGGGTCGTGATCGCGGCCGCGCTGATGGGCGATCCCGCCCTGATCCTCGCCGACGAACCCACCACCGCACTGGACGTCAGCACCCAGGCCGAGGTGATCGGGCTCCTCGGCGAGCTGCGCGAACGCTTCGGAACGGGGCTGCTGTTCGTCACGCACGACCTCGGCCTCGCCGCCGCGATCAGCGACCGGGTGTACGTGATGTACGCGGGCCGGATCGTGGAATCGGGCCCGGCCGCCGAGCTGTTCGCCCGGCCCCGGCACCCGTACACGGCGGCCCTGCTGAACTCCACCCCGCGCCTCGACGCGCCCCGCGGGCGGCTCGCCGCGATCGAGGGGCGGCCGCCGAGCCTGCGGGAGGAGCTGAGCGGATGCCCCTTCGCCGCGCGCTGCGCGCTCGCGACCGACATCTGCACCCGGGAGGCGCCGGCCCTGCTCCCGGTGGCCGGCGAAGAGCACCGGCTCGCCTCCTGCCACCACGGCGAGCTGATCGCCGAGCAGGAGCGGGGACGGGAACCGGAACGGACGGGGACCCAGCGGAAGGAACTCCACCCATGA
- a CDS encoding ABC transporter ATP-binding protein — MMTATGTSAGTTAAATKTVLEVLGLHRTYGSVRAVDDVSFRLAEGGSLGIVGESGSGKTTTARIVVGLEHADEGRVLIHGRDRGDHARGKTRRLARAREVQMVFQDPFLSLDPRTSVGAALRETLALHFPGTDHARRITELLDQVGLGSREADALPRQLSGGQRQRVAIARALAVEPAVLVLDEAVAALDVSVQAQILNLLFDIREQTGIGYLFITHDLGVVRCVTDDVIVMRSGRIVESGPTQEVLADPQHPYTRLLLESVPRPGWDPRGIAAARRAL; from the coding sequence ATGATGACCGCCACTGGCACGAGCGCCGGCACCACCGCCGCCGCGACCAAGACCGTCCTGGAGGTCCTGGGCCTGCACCGGACCTACGGAAGCGTCCGGGCCGTGGACGACGTGTCGTTCCGGCTGGCCGAGGGCGGCTCCCTGGGCATCGTCGGCGAGTCCGGCTCGGGCAAGACGACCACGGCCCGCATCGTGGTCGGCCTGGAACACGCGGACGAGGGGCGGGTGTTGATCCACGGCCGCGACCGGGGCGACCACGCGCGCGGCAAGACGCGGCGGCTCGCCCGGGCCCGTGAGGTCCAGATGGTCTTCCAGGACCCCTTCCTGTCCCTGGACCCGCGCACCTCCGTGGGCGCGGCCCTGCGGGAGACCCTCGCCCTGCACTTCCCCGGCACCGACCACGCGCGCCGGATCACCGAACTGCTCGACCAGGTCGGCCTCGGTTCCCGCGAGGCGGACGCACTGCCCCGGCAGCTGTCGGGAGGGCAGCGCCAGCGCGTGGCCATCGCCCGTGCGCTGGCGGTCGAGCCGGCCGTCCTCGTCCTCGACGAAGCGGTGGCCGCCCTGGACGTCTCGGTGCAGGCCCAGATCCTGAACCTGCTCTTCGACATCCGCGAACAGACCGGCATCGGCTACCTGTTCATCACCCATGACCTCGGCGTCGTGCGCTGCGTGACCGATGACGTGATCGTCATGCGGAGCGGCCGGATCGTCGAGTCGGGCCCGACACAGGAGGTCCTCGCCGACCCCCAACACCCTTATACGCGCCTGCTCCTGGAGTCCGTACCCCGCCCGGGGTGGGACCCCCGGGGGATCGCCGCCGCACGTCGCGCGCTGTAA